A stretch of Shewanella dokdonensis DNA encodes these proteins:
- the hslU gene encoding HslU--HslV peptidase ATPase subunit, protein MSEMTPREIVHELDAHIIGQQKAKRSVAVALRNRWRRMQLDSALRQEVTPKNILMIGPTGVGKTEIARRLAKLANAPFIKVEATKFTEVGYVGKEVDQIIRDLTDAAVKMTREQQMLKCRTRAEEAAEERVLDALLPKPKNDWDSEKEDSSHTRQIFRKKLREGQLDDKEIEIDVAGPQIGVEIMSPPGMEEMTNQLQSLFQNMGQGQTKRRKLKIKDAMKQLTEEEAAKLVNQEDLKDQAIELVEQHGIVFLDEIDKICKRGETSGPDVSREGVQRDLLPLVEGCTVNTKHGMVRTDHILFIASGAFQMTKPSDLIPELQGRLPIRVELDALTAGDFKRILTEPHASLTEQYVALMATEGVTVEFTESGIDRIADAAFQVNETTENIGARRLHTIMEKLMEDISYEAADKSGANYLIDAEYVNAHLETLVHDEDLSRFIL, encoded by the coding sequence GGCGGTCGCCTTACGTAACCGTTGGCGGCGAATGCAGCTGGATAGCGCGCTGCGCCAAGAAGTCACCCCTAAAAATATCCTGATGATTGGCCCTACCGGTGTTGGTAAAACCGAAATCGCTCGCCGTCTGGCAAAACTCGCCAATGCGCCGTTTATCAAGGTAGAAGCCACCAAATTTACCGAAGTGGGTTATGTAGGCAAAGAAGTGGATCAGATCATCCGCGATCTGACCGATGCCGCCGTCAAGATGACCCGCGAACAGCAGATGCTGAAATGCCGCACCCGAGCCGAAGAAGCGGCAGAAGAACGGGTACTGGATGCACTGTTGCCCAAGCCCAAAAATGATTGGGACAGCGAAAAAGAAGACAGCTCGCACACCCGGCAGATCTTCCGCAAAAAACTGCGCGAAGGCCAGTTGGATGACAAAGAGATTGAGATCGATGTCGCTGGCCCGCAGATTGGCGTGGAAATCATGTCACCTCCAGGGATGGAAGAGATGACCAACCAGTTGCAGAGCCTGTTCCAAAATATGGGCCAAGGCCAGACTAAACGCCGCAAACTGAAGATCAAAGACGCCATGAAGCAGTTGACTGAAGAGGAAGCTGCCAAACTGGTGAATCAGGAAGACCTTAAAGATCAAGCGATTGAACTGGTCGAACAGCACGGCATCGTCTTCTTAGATGAAATCGACAAGATCTGTAAACGTGGTGAAACCTCTGGCCCCGATGTCTCCCGCGAAGGAGTACAACGCGACCTGTTGCCATTGGTAGAAGGCTGTACCGTTAATACCAAGCACGGCATGGTGCGCACTGACCACATTCTGTTTATCGCTTCTGGTGCATTCCAGATGACCAAACCATCAGATCTGATCCCCGAGCTACAGGGGCGTCTGCCTATTCGTGTCGAACTGGATGCCTTAACCGCTGGCGACTTCAAACGCATTCTCACCGAGCCACACGCATCGCTGACCGAACAGTATGTCGCCTTGATGGCAACCGAAGGCGTAACGGTAGAATTTACGGAATCAGGCATCGACCGCATTGCCGACGCCGCCTTCCAAGTGAATGAAACCACCGAAAATATCGGTGCAAGACGGCTGCACACCATCATGGAAAAGCTGATGGAAGATATCTCCTATGAAGCCGCCGACAAATCCGGCGCCAATTACCTGATTGATGCCGAATACGTCAACGCTCATCTGGAAACCTTAGTGCACGACGAAGATCTCAGCCGCTTTATTCTTTAA